TGTTGGCAGGCATCGCCGGAAGAGCGACCAGCCGATACTTTCGGTCGACCGCCTCAAAAACCTGCTTGGCGATTTTGTGGCGGGTATCTGTATCACCTTTGGCAAGGAGGACACGTTCAGGGATAGGTACGGTGATGAGGGCTTCCCGGACTGTCGGCTCCACGATCCGCCATTGGTTGGCGTCCTCGCCCGAGAAAACGGCGAAGGGGGCGAAACGTTGGGCCATCTGCGGGGCTATGGCATCAATGCCGACCACCTCCATTCTGCCTGCAATCGCCGCCGCCCGCCGAGACGAACTGATCCTGGCGTAATATTGGAGTTTGAATTTTGGCGTTACTGCCAGCGCAACGCCTAGCGAGACCAGGACTATTTCTCTTGCGCGCGCGTCCCTTCGGCTCATTGGGCCGCCGCCTTTTTGTTGCTCCATCATCCGCTTCATTCTCGCTCGGGGTTGGGGCGCCAGCCGCGGGTGAAGCCGGCGCCCATCACCCGGCCGGCAAGATCGAGCTGCGAGCGCAGGTAGGCGCAATCCGCCAGAAGGGTAGCAATAGCGGCGCGGGCGTCCCCGTCGTGCCAGGCCAACGCCTCATCGATCTCGCTTGGGTTTTCAGGTGGTCTTACGAGCGGGCGCACGTCGTCGTTCTCCTGTGTCGGTGCCACAGCAGGCGTGTTGAAATGAATGTTGGCTGGCGGCCTCGTGCCGTCTGTTCTTACTATGTTCTCATCGTCGCGGGAGTCAATGCCATTGTGCTCACGCTATGGGAGCGGGCGTCTTGGGTTCCTCCCAACGGAATTTGATGCTTTCGAGGAAGTCCTGTCGGCGCTTGAGCTCGGGTCCGTCGCCGTAGACCGGACGGCCAAACTCGTGGCCCATGAGGTTGGCCTGCATTCGATCCGAGGCGCCGGCGTTCTCGATCCTGTCTTGGAAGGTGTGCCGCAGGGAGTAGAGCGTGTGGCTCATAGTAGGGCATAGTTCGCGAGATCGAAGCGCCTTGTTGATCGTAGCCGAGGCTGTGTTCGCGTTGTCCTGGTATTTGGGAAAGCCGTTCGGCCGCTGCTTCATCGCCCACAGCGCGACGCCGACGAGGGGAACTTGCCGAACTGAGTATTCGGACTTTTGACGACGGTCGGTTCGGTCAGCGACCTCAAGGTGGGGCACGGGATCATCGAGTTTGATGTCGACCGGGCGAAGATTGCAAATCTCGTTCGGACGCATGCCCGTCTCGACCATCGTGTAGACGATCAGCTTCGCGTCCTCATCCATGCCGTCGAGCGCACCCGGCGCGAGGATGCGATTCTGCACGAAGTCTGGAGAGAACGGCCGGCGCTTCTTCCCCTTCGTCGCGTTGGTCGTCTTGATGCGGATGTCGAGCCACGGCTCTCGGTACCTCGTCCTCAGGGCATCGTCGATGGCGCCGAGCATACCCTTCATGTCGCTGAAGGAGCGATTGGCCGTGTAGGCTGTCAGGCCTTCGTCCAGGATCTTCTGATTCCACCAGTCGCGAACGCGGAGGACGTCTTCCCGGGTGATGGAACTAAGTTCGACGTCCCCGAGGACATCGGAGCAGTACCGGATCGCTCGCTCGCGAGATGTCTTGTGGAGATCCAGTTGCCCAGCCGACATCCCGGTCAGCCCCGCCTGGTTATGCTTCTCGTAGAGCTCCCAAACCTCACTGAGGCGAGGCGCTGGCGGCGGCGCAACACCGAACGCCGCGTCAATGACGAGGGCGCTGGTAGACAAGGGTTTTTTCCTCGCTATCGTTACCGCACGGACGCGCTGGAAGAATTCAAGGGAGTCCATTTCGGCGACGACCGCGGCAGGATGATAGGTGAAGTTGAGGGACTGTGCAGCCCTCACTGCCGCCTCGTATTGCTTCACGGCGTCATTTCGCTCCGCGCCGGACAACATCGCTCTCCAGTAAGTTTCGCAGGCGGCATGGACCGCCTGGGCCCGTTCGAGAGCTTCCTTGAGGTCCCGGGTCTTCAGCGACTGTTTTATGTGCCGCCGAGATTCGAACGATGCGGCCTCGATCGGAACCTTCCGATAGTAGCGGTAGATTCCGCTCACTGGATGCCGGACGACGTATTTTTGAAAGGCCGCGGATTTCATCTTCGCCCTGCTTTTTGGCTACTGGTACCCAAAAAGTAGCCAAAAAGTATCCAAAAAAGCAACGGCCGCTGGATTACTATTCGTCTGGATCGATGGTGCCGACTTTGCAAGAGATTGATTTGGCGAAGAAAAAGGGCCTGCGCTTCTCAGCGCAGGCCCTCGAATAAGTGGCTCGCCGGGGTCGACGAAGATGCGAACTATCTCTTTCAGATTCCCGCCGCGACCCCGAAAAACCCGCCCCAGCAGAGGAAGCGCGATCGTG
The Shinella zoogloeoides DNA segment above includes these coding regions:
- a CDS encoding dehydrogenase; translation: MAPTQENDDVRPLVRPPENPSEIDEALAWHDGDARAAIATLLADCAYLRSQLDLAGRVMGAGFTRGWRPNPERE
- a CDS encoding DUF6538 domain-containing protein yields the protein MKSAAFQKYVVRHPVSGIYRYYRKVPIEAASFESRRHIKQSLKTRDLKEALERAQAVHAACETYWRAMLSGAERNDAVKQYEAAVRAAQSLNFTYHPAAVVAEMDSLEFFQRVRAVTIARKKPLSTSALVIDAAFGVAPPPAPRLSEVWELYEKHNQAGLTGMSAGQLDLHKTSRERAIRYCSDVLGDVELSSITREDVLRVRDWWNQKILDEGLTAYTANRSFSDMKGMLGAIDDALRTRYREPWLDIRIKTTNATKGKKRRPFSPDFVQNRILAPGALDGMDEDAKLIVYTMVETGMRPNEICNLRPVDIKLDDPVPHLEVADRTDRRQKSEYSVRQVPLVGVALWAMKQRPNGFPKYQDNANTASATINKALRSRELCPTMSHTLYSLRHTFQDRIENAGASDRMQANLMGHEFGRPVYGDGPELKRRQDFLESIKFRWEEPKTPAPIA